A window from Fusarium musae strain F31 chromosome 8, whole genome shotgun sequence encodes these proteins:
- a CDS encoding hypothetical protein (EggNog:ENOG41): protein MSQTVPPGNVRPQKDASWASLMTCSARMPEPTPNGKKVHEVGYRQAVEALNKLDILGIATKRMMAAVNDIEKLTRDIDKILEFEAPSFPNVQLKRSCEHFMGAYEERLASLDPMRENGCNDSMSDGGQEMA from the coding sequence ATGTCTCAAACTGTTCCTCCTGGTAATGTAAGGCCACAGAAAGATGCATCGTGGGCCTCACTGATGACCTGCAGTGCGCGCATGCCAGAACCCACGCCAAATGGGAAGAAGGTGCACGAAGTTGGGTACAGACAAGCTGTGGAGGCCCTCAACAAGTTGGATATCCTGGGTATTGCGACAAAGAGAATGATGGCTGCGGTTAATGATATTGAGAAACTTACGAGGGACATTGATAAGATTCTGGAGTTTGAAGCGCCGTCTTTTCCTAATGTGCAGCTGAAGAGGTCATGTGAACATTTCATGGGTGCGTATGAGGAGAGGTTGGCCAGCTTGGATCCCATGAGAGAAAATGGTTGTAACGATAGTATGTCTGATGGAGGGCAAGAAATGGCGTGA
- a CDS encoding hypothetical protein (EggNog:ENOG41), with protein MASLTTNPPRSILIGKQKDQVHANVRIVHGKTRSNGSDVSDTEYPVVPIPAYLTDEVSSNDSYRASQPSSPRSSTPDTQRTSVISRPGSKGTDLIAPIPRLPVSISNNTSVGSRSDAGHSSTPSVDDEITPVPQPSADRDAVPQFKSEGAEQAKPKVETVAEDDVGNAVLLKRGRRKVTTQKYVLTAGLIAVNFMFIFASWYWPRYYYIYLPFISFPLVLNCIMIASIAVFTLIHWVSPEEQNKPSSPENMIYVIPCYNETLEECTRSLDSLVSQTGLENHKKGIIVICDGRVRGPGMTKTTGDYLNQDIFLHQTQRKRIRGAYTAWDGQQMDIEISKGFYKGLPFYCIVKDQNQGKRDSLIVIRSFLYKFNTRAQNPESIFSREFLDSMTSWLENEVKMDNVDHLIGMDADTVFENKCVTELLKESYYPNTVGVCGYVAVDFKDGNWNLWSIYQSAEYTIAQGLRRLHQSIATKKVSCLPGCCQLLKICDETCGDLVLIDLFGYFPKHMDGMLKRIRATASEDRNHICQLLVTFPHAQTRQALHARAYTDVPHSWNVFLSQRRRWTLGATSNDLLLFCAWNTQWWERIVAFSNVLTWSLNVFVIASIGCMIVAFMSQPWWLIMCFAGVMIIPLLYYVIMATWLPRNLVERAQFILGLLVFVFLGPFLNIAVMLYAVVNMDNFGWGKTRKVVTDDSEEERSSQKEGIVSDSSSTEPKEKIATAV; from the exons ATGGCTTCTCTCACAACTAACCCCCCTCGTTCCATTCTCATTGGCAAGCAAAAG GACCAAGTTCATGCCAACGTCCGAATCGTCCATGGCAAAACCCGCTCCAATGGTTCTGATGTCTCAGACACTGAGTATCCCGTCGTACCTATTCCCGCATACCTCACCGACGAAGTGTCATCGAATGACAGCTACCGCGCCTCACAGCCTTCGTCTCCGAGATCCAGCACACCCGATACTCAGAGAACCTCAGTGATCAGTCGACCTGGCTCAAAGGGCACTGATCTCATCGCTCCTATTCCCCGTCTTCCTGTCTCGATTAGCAATAATACATCCGTTGGTTCTCGCTCGGATGCTGGTCACTCTTCTACTCCTtcagttgatgatgagatcacGCCTGTTCCTCAACCATCTGCCGATCGAGATGCTGTCCCTCAGTTCAAGAGCGAGGGTGCTGAACAGGCTAAGCCCAAGGTTGAGACTGTcgctgaggatgatgttggcAACGCTGTCTTGTTGAAGCGTGGCAGGAGAAAGGTTACAACTCAGAAATACGTTCTCACAGCTGGCCTGATTGCAGTCAA CTTCATGTTCATCTTTGCCAGTTGGTACTGGCCACGATACTACTACATCTACCTccccttcatctccttcccCCTCGTCCTCAACTGCATCATGATTGCTTCCATCGCCGTCTTTACCCTCATCCACTGGGTCAGTCCCGAGGAGCAAAACAAACCCTCGTCCCCCGAGAACATGATATACGTCATTCCCTGCTACAACGAGACTCTCGAAGAGTGCACTCGCTCCCTCGACTCCCTCGTCAGCCAAACAGGTCTCGAGAACCACAAGAAGGGCATCATCGTGATCTGCGATGGCCGTGTTCGTGGTCCGGGTATGACAAAGACCACTGGTGATTATCTCAACCAGGATATCTTCCTTCACCAGAcacagaggaagaggattcGTGGCGCTTATACTGCTTGGGACGGGCAGCAGATGGACATTGAGATCTCCAAGGGCTTTTACAAAGGTCTTCCGTTCTATTGCATCGTTAAGGATCAGAACCAAGGCAAGCGTGACAGTCTCATTGTCATTCGATCGTTCCTCTACAAGTTCAACACACGTGCCCAGAACCCTGAGTCCATCTTTTCCCGCGAGTTCCTCGACTCCATGACTAGCTGGCTTGAGAACGAGGTCAAGATGGACAATGTCGATCATCTCATTGGAATGGATGCCGACACAGTATTTGAGAACAAGTGTGTGactgagcttctcaaggagtCCTACTACCCCAACACTGTCGGTGTATGCGGCTACGTCGCTGTTGACTTCAAAGATGGTAACTGGAACCTCTGGTCCATCTACCAATCAGCCGAGTACACTATCGCCCAaggtcttcgtcgtcttcatcagtCCATCGCCACCAAAAAAGTCTCCTGCCTTCCTGGCTGCTGCCAGCTCCTCAAGATCTGTGACGAAACCTGTGGCGATCTCGTTCTCATCGATCTCTTCGGTTACTTCCCCAAGCACATGGACGGTATGCTCAAGCGTATCCGCGCTACAGCCTCAGAGGATCGAAACCACATTTGCCAACTGCTCGTCACGTTCCCTCACGCTCAGACGCGCCAGGCTCTTCATGCTCGTGCTTACACTGACGTCCCTCACTCCTGGAACGTTTTCCTCTCTCAGCGCCGTCGCTGGACTCTTGGTGCGACTAGCAacgatcttctcctcttctgtgCTTGGAACACTCAGTGGTGGGAGCGCATCGTTGCTTTCTCCAATGTTCTCACCTGGTCTCTCAACGTGTTCGTCATTGCATCGATTGGTTGTATGATTGTCGCTTTCATGAGTCAACCTTGGTGGTTGATCATGTGTTTCGCTGGTGTCATGATCATTCCTCTTCTTTACTATGTCATCATGGCTACTTGGCTTCCTCGCAATCTTGTTGAGCGGGCACAGTTCATTTTGGGTctccttgtctttgtcttcttgggTCCTTTTCTCAACATCGCTGTCATGCTTTATGCTGTTGTCAACATGGACAACTTTGGTTGGGGTAAGACCAGGAAGGTCGTCACTGATGACTCTGAAGAGGAGAGGTCATCCCAGAAGGAGGGTATTGTCTCCGATAGCAGCTCCACTGAGcccaaggagaagattgcTACAGCAGTGTAG
- a CDS encoding hypothetical protein (CAZy:AA7~EggNog:ENOG41) translates to MHLNSLLVSSLFASALAAPSASTKKACEEISKAIPGRVSQPFTINYNSQSSGYWSTALREIKPACVVTAKSTEDVSKAVTILNKYPDVKFAAKSGGHDPNPTHATAGDGVLISLNEMVGATYDADKKVAYVKPGGEWNDVISQLDKEGVAIVGGRLGLVGVGGLLTQGGISFLSAQYGLAADNVVSWEMVNWNGTIINVDAKTQPELAVALRGSGSQFGIVTQFTVKAYPIGKVWGGIRTYDESKTDELYKAMHEFIPYSNDDPKAAIIVTSLILTGSSRINLLFYFYQGEKPPTTGAFADLLKIKSTLSTTKTQSYPDLLKSNGAGVSLLNSRISFRTATIPYFPKDSTVYAEITDKFVSITSNYFKNLRGLASQCSVDFQPLPSSIGKHTEERGGNAIGFTANDPDRVLLEIQCAWVEKRYDDTVRQFSKDLTTFIEDKLPGWIERNGGDVDEYLPLFMNDAMFDQNVTGTYKDYAKFKALQREADPEGVLRERMGGFKY, encoded by the exons ATGCATCTGAATTCCCTCCTTGTATCCTCCCTCTTCGCTTCAGCCCTCGCGGCTCCAAGCGCTTCTACAAAGAAAGCTTGTGAAGAGATCTCAAAAGCTATACCGGGTCGTGTCTCACAACCGTTTACCATCAACTACAACAGTCAATCCTCAGGATATTGGTCTACGGCTTTGCGGGAGATCAAGCCTGCTTGTGTTGTCACTGCCAAGTCGACTGAAGATGTGTCAAAGGCTGTTACGATCTTGAACAAGTATCCTGATGTCAAGTTTGCAGCCAAGTCAGGTGGACATGATCCTAACCCTACTCATGCTACTGCTGGTGATGGAGTACTCATCTCGCTGAATGAGATGGTTGGGGCTACTTATGATGCTGATAAGAAGGTGGCGTATGTTAAGCCTGGTGGAGAGTGGAATGATGTTATTTCGCAGCTTGACAAGGAAGGCGTTGCGATCGTCGGAGGTCGCCTTG GCCtggttggtgttggaggTCTCCTCACGCAAGGCGGAATTTCTTTTTTGAGCGCCCAATACGGCTTGGCAGCTGAC AACGTTGTCTCTTGGGAAATGGTCAACTGGAACGGCACAATCATCAACGTCGACGCCAAGACCCAGCCCGAGCTTGCCGTCGCACTGAGAGGCAGTGGAAGCCAGTTTGGCATTGTGACTCAATTCACCGTCAAAGCTTATCCCATCGGAAAGGTCTGGGGCGGTATTCGCACTTACGATGAGTCCAAAACAGACGAGCTCTACAAGGCGATGCATGAGTTTATCCCTTACAGCAACGATGATCCCAAGGCTGCTATCATTGTCACCAGTCTCATCCTCACTGGAAGTAGCAGAATTAACCTTTTGTTCTACTTCTATCAGGGCGAGAAGCCTCCTACTACTGGAGCCTTTGCCGACTTATTGAAGATCAAGTCGACGCTTTCTACCACTAAGACACAGTCCTATCCTGATCTG CTCAAGTCCAATGGCGCTGGAGTTTCGCTCTTGAACTCACGTATCTCATTCCGA ACCGCCACTATCCCCTACTTCCCCAAAGACTCAACCGTATACGCCGAAATAACCGACAAGTTCGTCTCCATCACAAGCAACTACTTCAAAAACCTCCGCGGTCTCGCCTCCCAATGCTCCGTCGACTTCCAGCCCCTCCCCTCCTCAATCGGCAAACACACCGAAGAACGCGGCGGAAACGCCATCGGCTTCACCGCCAACGACCCTGACCGCGTCCTTCTCGAAATCCAGTGCGCGTGGGTTGAGAAGCGCTACGACGATACTGTTCGTCAGTTCTCCAAGGACTTGACGACTTTTATTGAGGATAAGCTTCCGGGGTGGATTGAGAGGAATGGaggcgatgttgatgagtaTCTTCCGCTTTTTATGAATGATGCTATGTTTGATCAGAATGTCACGGGGACTTATAAGGACTACGCTAAATTTAAGGCGTTGCAGCGGGAGGCTGATCCGGAGGGTGTTTTGAGAGAGAGGATGGGTGGCTTCAAATATTAA
- a CDS encoding hypothetical protein (EggNog:ENOG41), whose translation MEDFTGMLTPSDSPSSFPFYPVTPPLSSVPSETDLTLKVSTDVTPDDTPVVAVVGVGYVGRHLVSSFSSKYQVIGFDVSEQRIHDLQQDFKDNENVTFSRTQNDLIAATHFLISVPTLLRPNKTIESSYLRDALQMVGQVASRGSTVVIESSVAVGMTRELVGPIATKLGLFAGMSPERVDPGRTEPPVKSIPKIISGLDDILPGSLDAINRIYSTIFDNVVTVSKPEVAEMMKLYENCQRMVCIAYANEMADACLPHGIDPYEVCSAASTKPFGYMPYAPGVGVGGHCIPVNPHYLLSNSSFPLLEACSQAMSDRPAKLAQRLIESLPITERRSRVLVVGLGFKTGQSQLDNSPGVSLVRELAVSGARIDLTWADTLVKQEAVPQVPRLGERDWNKSFLKTFDVIVVAMKQHNMDFSLLEKLEGVRVERWCE comes from the exons atggaggaCTTCACCGGCATGCTCACTCCTTCAgactctccctcttcattcCCTTTCTATCCAGTCACTCCTCCCCTAAGCTCCGTCCCCTCAGAGACAGACCTCACTCTCAAAGTCTCTACCGATGTCACTCCGGACGATACCCCTGTGGTAGCAGTCGTTGGAGTCGGCTACGTCGGAAGACATCTCGTTagctcattctcatcaaagtATCAAGTCATCGGCTTTGATGTTTCTGAGCAACGCATTCACGATCTTCAACAGGATTTCAAGGACAACGAGAACGTCACCTTCTCGCGAACTCAGAATGACCTTATCGCTGCTACGCACTTTCTCATCTCAGTGCCTACACTGTTGCGACCTAACAAGACTATCGAGTCTTCATACCTTCGTGATGCTCTCCAGATGGTCGGTCAAGTTGCTAGTCGGGGTTCGACTGTTGTTATTGAGAgctctgttgctgttggtatGACTCGTGAGTTGGTCGGGCCCATCGCCACGAAACTTGGTCTCTTTGCTGGCATGTCGCCAGAG CGCGTCGACCCAGGCCGTACCGAACCCCCAGTCAAGTCGATCCCCAAAATCATCTCAGGTCTTGACGATATCCTCCCCGGCTCTCTTGATGCCATCAACCGCATATACTCCACCATTTTCGACAACGTCGTCACCGTCTCCAAGCCTGAGGTTgccgagatgatgaagctgtaCGAGAACTGCCAGCGTATGGTCTGTATCGCGTACGCCAATGAAATGGCTGATGCGTGTCTCCCTCACGGCATCGACCCCTACGAGGTCTGTTCTGCAGCGTCTACCAAGCCATTTGGCTATATGCCCTACGCCCCTGGTGTCGGTGTCGGCGGACACTGTATTCCAGTCAACCCGCACTATCTTCTTTCCAACAGTTCATTTCCTTTGCTTGAAGCTTGTTCACAAGCCATGAGTGACAGACCCGCCAAGCTTGCCCAGCGCCTCATTGAGTCACTCCCTATCACCGAGCGTCGCTCACGTGTACTGGTCGTTGGTCTTGGTTTCAAGACTGGTCAGTCTCAGCTCGACAACTCACCTGGTGTTTCTCTTGTTCGAGAGTTAGCTGTTTCGGGTGCTCGGATTGACCTCACTTGGGCTGATACCCTTGTAAAGCAAGAAGCTGTGCCTCAGGTTCCGCGTCTTGGGGAGCGTGATTGGAACAAAAGCTTCTTGAAAACATTTGATGTCATTGTTGTCGCTATGAAACAGCACAACATGGACTTTTCACTACTAGAAAAGCTGGAGGGCGTTCGCGTCGAGAGATGGTGCGAGTGA
- a CDS encoding hypothetical protein (CAZy:GH16), with product MAVTRAKDNATETKPEDWEAGQCDCYLTDGIEPEYYTHHRFWDFRNLGDYAGIPDTIAGENASAEADVTSKYFKKKEWEDFWAIQSWSNRRSHDTLAYGARFPMVNSANNIYLRINPDKNPASETYLSMRTNRQQDFQVASEFDSIDRFQFLSIRFLGRVRGAPGACMAMFTYVPADEIKNVQEADMEILTREDYDRVHYTNHPGYSIEGEVYPKATRNTTLPDNLKWNEWVEHRLDWTPSQSIWYANGKQVANISFQVPRDLSLMIFNTWGDGGVWTQNMTTGEEAYMEMQWLQLLYNTSDTSDKRKRDDKGPKGRFLRKRGDENVCRMYGE from the exons ATGGCAGTGACGAGAGCCAAAGACAATGCGACTGAGACGAAGCCAGAAGACTGGGAGGCTGGCCAGTGCGATTGCTACCTGACAGACGGCATTGAACCAGAATATTACACCCACCATCGGTTCTGGGATTTTAGAAACCTCGGAGACTACGCTGGAATTCCCGACACGATCGCTGGAGAGAATGCATCCGCTGAAGCCGACGTCACGAGCAAATACTTCAAGAAAAAAGAATGGGAAGACTTTTGGGCCATTCAAAGCTGGAGCAACCGAAGAAGTCACGACACTCTGGCGTACGGCGCCAGATTCCCCATGGTCAACTCTGCAAACAACATTTACCTCCGGATCAACCCAGACAAGAACCCAGCGTCGGAAACATACCTCTCCATGCGAACGAATCGACAACAAGACTTTCAAGTCGCATCTGAGTTTGACTCAATTGATCGCTTCCAGTTTCTCTCCATCAGATTCCTCGGTCGCGTGAGAGGTGCACCCGGCGCTTGTATGGCGATGTTCACGTATGTCCCCGCcgacgagatcaagaacgtGCAAGAAGCCGATATGGAAATCCTCACCCGCGAAGACTACGATCGGGTTCATTACACGAATCATCCAGGTTACAGCATCGAAGGCGAAGTATATCCCAAAGCAACGCGCAACACAACACTCCCCGATAATCTCAAGTGGAACGAATGGGTAGAGCATCGCCTGGACTGGACACCAAGCCAATCAATCTGGTACGCCAACGGCAAACAAGTTGCCAACATTTCCTTCCAAGTACCCCGCGATCTATCTCTCATGATCTTTAATACCTGGGGAGATGGAGGTGTTTGGACACAGAATATGACGACGGGTGAAGAGGCGTACATGGAAATGCAGTGGCTTCAGTTGCTGTACAATACCAGCGATACATCTGATAAGCGCAAGAGAGATGATAAGGGCCCGAAAGGGAGGTttttgaggaagagaggggATGAGAATGTTTGTAGAATG TACGGCGAGTAG
- a CDS encoding hypothetical protein (EggNog:ENOG41) yields the protein MQNSSELLYHIILTVVDFHLEPSGSKRAIYILGTRATIEAAKDSASRVLHTLRYKPDDFVEYDVHSSHVGTWNHGNGVLIYAKAPAGQVFLVSIQATPNTEMLQADRDGAVLLPHGVTSLHYVTQTVIDYNRDRTGCVQEMQIEGTFVHRAGARIAARKLLDPLDYAEYDTPEKMKGEWPYGEDVLVHAVAENGENTTIEIKTVVDTHHKHGKDI from the coding sequence atgcaGAATAGCTCTGAACTCCTTTACCACATCATCTTGACCGTCGTCGACTTTCACCTCGAGCCCTCGGGGTCCAAACGAGCTATCTACATTCTCGGCACACGGGCAACCATCGAAGCCGCCAAAGACTCGGCCTCTAGGGTCCTACATACGCTGAGATACAAGCCTGATGACTTTGTTGAATACGACGTCCATTCAAGTCATGTCGGAACCTGGAATCACGGCAACGGGGTTCTCATCTACGCCAAAGCTCCAGCAGGCCAGGTATTCCTTGTCTCCATCCAGGCAACTCCCAATACCGAGATGCTCCAAGCCGACCGCGACGGTGCGGTTCTACTACCTCACGGGGTAACCTCGCTGCACTACGTGACGCAGACCGTCATCGACTACAACAGAGATCGGACCGGATGCGTGCAGGAGATGCAGATAGAGGGGACGTTTGTTCACCGTGCTGGGGCCAGGATAGCAGCACGTAAGCTGCTAGACCCTCTTGACTATGCAGAGTATGACACGccggagaagatgaagggggAGTGGCCTTATGGAGAGGACGTACTTGTGCATGCAGTCGCGGAGAATGGAGAGAATACCACTATTGAGATCAAGACTGTTGTTGATACGCATCACAAACATGGAAAGGATATCTAA
- a CDS encoding hypothetical protein (EggNog:ENOG41) — protein MAVKADSSQSTFDNILSQFEQDPVFLDPLYQAPGYYLRPISPVPKIPLTHLPPNPSSSEQVKKANRSSLITNTCIGDDDFPAQSGEGMQFKHSIEHVDSSWADMSQPKVLTAGLLDRRNSTLSNEESLVGLERSPTQVKMRLASRRPKKVSKKPALPARVVQARECHNNVEKQYRTRLKHKFERLLAVLQLSKTKDVSGGEGDSEAPDCGYSRGEVLDFARQRILALEEENRHLSDQVQHLDRGVTIV, from the exons ATGGCAGTCAAGGCTGACAGCTCACAGTCGACGTTCGATAATATTTTGAGTCAATTCGAGCAGG ACCCTGTCTTCCTCGATCCCTTGTACCAGGCACCTGGCTATTATCTTCGACCAATCTCACCCGTCCCCAAAATACCCCTCACCCACCTGCCACCAAACCCCTCTTCAAGTGAGCAGGTCAAGAAAGCAAACAGATCCTCGCTCATCACCAATACCTgtattggagatgatgacttCCCTGCACAGAGCGGAGAAGGCATGCAGTTCAAGCATTCAATCGAACACGTCGACTCATCCTGGGCCGATATGAGCCAGCCAAAAGTCCTTACTGCGGGGCTTTTAGACCGACGCAACTCAACATTGAGCAATGAAGAGAGTCTTGTGGGCTTGGAAAGATCCCCCACTCAAGTAAAGATGCGCTTGGCATCACGCAGGCCAAAGAAGGTCAGCAAGAAGCCCGCACTCCCTGCGCGTGTCGTGCAAGCTAGGGAATGCCATAACAACGTTGAGAAACAGTACCGCACCCGCTTGAAGCACAAGTTCGAACGACTTCTGGCTGTGCTTCAACTTTCAAAGACGAAGGACGTGTCCGGCGGCGAAGGAGACTCGGAAGCACCGGACTGCGGCTACAGCCGAGGAGAGGTGTTGGATTTCGCAAGGCAGCGCATCCTCgccctcgaggaggagaacaGACATCTATCTGATCAGGTACAGCATCTTGATAGGGGGGTTACGATTGTATAA
- a CDS encoding hypothetical protein (EggNog:ENOG41), whose translation MSDDWTAEPLVLDFEHLARNDVGLVGGKNSSLGEMIRALGPKGIPVPPGFATSSYAYWHYVDANNIRGKIDELVDQWQSGHQTLAEIGHAIRTLFLRGTWPADTAEAILSGYRDLCDKAGVDDLSVAVRSSATAEDLPDASFAGQQETYLNIQGSEALLDACRRCYASLFTDRAISYRHIKKFNHGNVALSIGIQQMVRSDIGGAGVMFSIDTESGFDKIVLINAAWGLGENVVQGTVNPDEYHVFKPLLSNEKLSPILSKKLGDKAVKMVYGDKCVPTRNVPTSRAERASHVLEDEEILQLARWACLIEEHYGCPMDMEWARDGSSGKLYIVQARPETVQSRRDAAAFKTYKVGERGHTLTTGLSIGDKAVAGRICLLTSVSDMDKFIDGSILVTESTDPDWVPVMKRAAAIVTDYGGRTSHAAIVSRELGVPAVVGTGNATYVLHTGQDVTVSCAEGDSGLVYDGISEITTEMVNISDLPSVRTKIMLNLANPSAAYRWWRLPVDGIGLARMEFVVSNYIRVHPMALIHFDHLEDEAAKKEIANLAAGYAYKPDYFVDKLASGLATLCSSVYPKPAIIRMSDFKTNEYARLIGGAEFELKEENPMIGFRGASRYYSPRYKEGFALECRAVKKVREEMGLTNAIVMIPFCRTVKEARKVLDMMEQNGLKRGENGLMVYVMCEIPSNVILASSFTQHFDGFSIGSNDLAQLTLGVDRDSGELASLFNEQDEAVKWMIARAIAVARREGCKIGLCGEAPSNHPEFAKFLVNAGIDSISVSPDSFIQVMKHVVASEKGL comes from the coding sequence ATGAGTGATGACTGGACCGCCGAGCCTCTGGTTCTCGACTTTGAGCATCTTGCTCGAAACGATGTCGGCTTAGTCGGCGGCAAGAATTCCTCCTTGGGTGAGATGATTCGAGCCCTCGGACCAAAGGGTATCCCGGTGCCACCAGGCTTCGCAACATCCTCCTACGCCTACTGGCACTATGTCGACGCCAACAACATCCGGGGCAAGATCGATGAACTCGTCGATCAGTGGCAATCTGGCCATCAGACCCTTGCTGAGATAGGCCACGCCATACGCACTCTGTTCCTACGTGGGACATGGCCCGCCGATACTGCCGAGGCCATACTGTCTGGCTATCGCGACTTGTGTGACAAAGCTGGGGTCGATGATCTGAGTGTTGCAGTGCGATCAAGCGCAACGGCAGAAGATCTCCCTGACGCGAGCTTCGCTGGACAGCAGGAGACGTACCTAAACATCCAGGGGAGCGAAGCACTGCTCGATGCCTGTAGACGATGCTATGCTTCGCTCTTCACAGACCGGGCTATCAGCTATCGCCATATCAAGAAGTTCAATCATGGCAACGTGGCTCTCTCCATTGGGATCCAGCAGATGGTTCGCTCCGACATCGGTGGCGCAGGAGTCATGTTCTCGATTGATACAGAGAGCGGCTTCGACAAGATCGTCCTCATCAATGCTGCATGGGGTCTTGGCGAGAATGTCGTCCAAGGCACCGTCAACCCAGATGAGTACCATGTTTTTAAGCCACTGCTCTCTAATGAGAAGCTGTCGCCCATTCTGAGCAAGAAGCTCGGCGACAAGGCCGTCAAGATGGTGTATGGGGATAAGTGCGTACCAACTCGCAATGTCCCTACATCCAGAGCTGAGCGAGCTTCCCATGTTctcgaagatgaagagattcTCCAGTTGGCACGATGGGCGTGTCTTATTGAGGAGCACTACGGTTGCCCAATGGATATGGAGTGGGCCAGAGATGGCTCTTCTGGCAAACTCTACATCGTGCAGGCCAGACCCGAGACTGTGCAGTCTCGTCGCGACGCGGCTGCCTTCAAGACCTACAAGGTTGGCGAACGTGGCCACACCTTGACCACGGGCCTGTCTATTGGTGACAAGGCAGTTGCTGGGCGCATCTGCCTGCTCACTTCGGTCTCGGACATGGACAAGTTTATCGACGGCTCGATCCTGGTTACCGAGTCTACTGACCCCGACTGGGTGCCTGTGATGAAGAGAGCTGCAGCGATTGTCACCGACTACGGTGGGCGAACCTCTCATGCCGCGATTGTCAGTCGGGAACTGGGTGTCCCAGCGGTAGTTGGCACTGGAAACGCAACCTATGTTCTGCACACTGGGCAAGATGTCACCGTGTCATGTGCAGAAGGCGATTCGGGCCTTGTCTATGATGGAATTTCGGAGATCACTACTGAGATGGTCAACATATCCGACCTCCCTTCCGTCCGAACAAAGATCATGCTGAATCTAGCCAATCCCTCAGCTGCGTATCGCTGGTGGAGGCTCCCAGTCGATGGCATCGGACTTGCGCGTATGGAATTCGTTGTCAGCAATTATATTCGGGTGCACCCCATGGCTCTCATCCactttgatcatcttgaggatgaagcagccaagaaagaGATCGCCAATCTCGCTGCAGGCTATGCTTACAAGCCTGATTACTTTGTGGATAAATTGGCATCTGGCCTTGCGACACTGTGTTCTTCTGTTTATCCCAAACCAGCTATTATCAGAATGAGCGACTTCAAGACGAATGAGTACGCTCGCCTGATAGGCGGTGCCGAGTTTGAACTCAAGGAGGAGAACCCCATGATCGGATTTCGTGGGGCCTCGCGTTACTACTCGCCTCGTTACAAGGAAGGCTTTGCTCTAGAATGCCGCGCTGTGAAAAAGGTTCGAGAGGAAATGGGACTCACTAATGCCATCGTCATGATCCCCTTTTGCCGAACAGTCAAGGAAGCCCGAAAAGTGCTGGACATGATGGAGCAGAATGGTCTGAAGCGAGGAGAGAATGGTCTCATGGTTTATGTAATGTGCGAGATCCCCTCCAACGTGATCCTGGCTTCGAGCTTTACCCAGCACTTTGACGGCTTCTCCATTGGGTCCAATGATCTGGCTCAGCTCACCCTCGGTGTAGATCGTGATTCGGGGGAGTTGGCGAGTTTGTTTAACGAACAggatgaggctgtcaagtGGATGATTGCTAGAGCTATTGCGGTAGCTCGCCGAGAGGGCTGTAAGATTGGGCTTTGTGGTGAGGCACCAAGTAATCATCCTGAATTTGCCAAGTTCTTGGTTAATGCGGGGATTGATTCCATCTCTGTCAGTCCGGACAGTTTTATTCAGGTTATGAAACACGTAGTGGCTAGTGAGAAGGGCTtgtaa